In Nocardioides sp. JQ2195, a genomic segment contains:
- a CDS encoding (Fe-S)-binding protein has translation MQIFAIVVSLAFTVVAVAMTVKAVRSMLATIKIGQPALGRTDQPGQRTLVMLKETVLHTRMLQWTWVGILHWFAFAAFIVLSTAVAQAFFQLFDAEFAWPIIGHFFVYEWISEFIGLLGALAIIPLFIYRVIKRPSANGRQSRFFGSTMWQAYFVEAMVFLESSAIIFIRAAEYKHVDDAEAWHFPISHLISGMYPDSHSALENIIFFIAMVKIVSAMAWLMVISSNLTMGVAWHRFTAWFNIWFKRESSGRTALGNLKPLTSGGKAITLDDIDDLDEDSTLGVGSIQDFSWKGILDFTTCTECGRCQSQCPAWNTEKPLSPKLLMMGLREHAYATAGAPAADSEGQPEAAQRSLIGKTDHDSDGSGPEVTDWFYNPEGGDFVIDEDVLWSCTSCGACVQQCPVDIEHVDHIVDMRRYQVLVESNFPAELNQLFKGLENKGNPWNMSASARMDWAKGLDFEVKEVGKDLDSLESVDWLFWVGCAGAYEDRAKKTTRAVAELLDMAGVSFGVLGNGETCTGDPARRAGNEFVFQGLAQQNVETFKEFKVKKVVSTCAHCFNTLKNEYKEFGIELEVVHHTQLLNRLVREGKLTPVREGAGAAKRSITYHDPCYLGRHNQVYSPPRELLQILPGAEVKEMERNSEKSFCCGAGGARMWMEETIGERININRTKEAVGTGADQIAVGCPFCRVMLADGLTAEQANGGAREEVEVLDVAQMLLASVKGEAATRAPKPAARKSDAPAAKKDVATQAAPAAGDVTQTADTVTATEDVGPAAKASGGSSLFDTPADSAPAEKPAVSGGSLFDTPADSAPAEKPAASGGSLFDVEPDAPAAKPAASGGSLFDVEPDVPAAKPAAGGSAPAAEAAPAAKAEPAGDLGSSGSLFDISADEPAAPAAKAEPAAEQADATPDVAPDAAPDAAPAAKAEPAQDIDMSGSLFDIPATEPEAPAAKTAPVEEAVTEAVTEAPAAKTDAAPAEPAKVEPAQDIDMSGSLFDIPATEPEAPAAKTAPAEETAAKADAETDGGAAAQAPLSGAELSQAATDASPEAAESDPETIVDAEPEQAADSEPATPKAAENTPKQADINEAGSLFDL, from the coding sequence ATGCAGATCTTCGCCATTGTGGTGTCGCTGGCCTTCACGGTCGTGGCCGTCGCGATGACCGTGAAAGCGGTCCGGTCGATGTTGGCCACCATCAAGATCGGCCAGCCGGCCCTCGGCCGCACCGACCAGCCGGGCCAGCGCACGCTGGTCATGCTGAAGGAGACGGTGCTGCACACGCGGATGCTGCAGTGGACCTGGGTCGGCATCCTCCACTGGTTCGCCTTCGCGGCCTTCATCGTGCTCTCCACGGCCGTGGCCCAGGCGTTCTTCCAGCTCTTCGACGCCGAGTTCGCCTGGCCGATCATCGGCCACTTCTTCGTCTACGAGTGGATCAGCGAGTTCATCGGGCTCCTCGGCGCCCTGGCGATCATCCCGCTGTTCATCTACCGCGTGATCAAGCGTCCCAGCGCCAACGGCCGCCAGAGCCGCTTCTTCGGCTCCACCATGTGGCAGGCCTACTTCGTCGAGGCGATGGTGTTCCTCGAGAGCTCCGCGATCATCTTCATCCGCGCCGCGGAGTACAAGCACGTCGACGACGCCGAGGCCTGGCACTTCCCGATCAGCCACCTGATCAGCGGGATGTACCCCGACTCGCACTCCGCGCTCGAGAACATCATCTTCTTCATCGCCATGGTCAAGATCGTCTCCGCGATGGCGTGGCTGATGGTGATCTCCTCCAACCTGACCATGGGTGTGGCCTGGCACCGTTTCACCGCCTGGTTCAACATCTGGTTCAAGCGCGAGTCCTCCGGCCGGACGGCGCTGGGCAACCTGAAGCCACTCACCTCGGGTGGGAAGGCGATCACGCTCGACGACATCGATGACCTCGACGAGGACTCCACCCTCGGCGTCGGCTCGATCCAGGACTTCTCATGGAAGGGCATCCTCGACTTCACCACCTGCACCGAGTGCGGTCGCTGCCAGTCGCAGTGTCCTGCGTGGAACACCGAGAAGCCGCTGTCGCCGAAGCTGCTGATGATGGGCCTGCGCGAGCACGCCTACGCCACCGCCGGCGCCCCGGCCGCCGACTCCGAGGGGCAGCCCGAGGCCGCGCAGCGCTCGCTGATCGGCAAGACCGACCACGACAGTGACGGCTCCGGCCCGGAGGTCACCGACTGGTTCTACAACCCCGAGGGTGGCGACTTCGTCATCGACGAGGACGTCCTCTGGAGCTGCACCTCGTGTGGCGCCTGCGTCCAGCAGTGCCCCGTCGACATTGAGCACGTCGACCACATCGTCGACATGCGTCGCTACCAGGTGCTCGTCGAGTCCAACTTCCCCGCCGAGCTGAACCAGCTGTTCAAGGGCCTCGAGAACAAGGGCAACCCGTGGAACATGTCGGCCTCGGCCCGCATGGACTGGGCCAAGGGCCTCGACTTCGAGGTCAAGGAGGTCGGCAAGGACCTTGACTCGCTCGAGTCGGTCGACTGGCTGTTCTGGGTCGGCTGCGCCGGCGCCTACGAGGACCGCGCCAAGAAGACCACGCGCGCCGTCGCCGAGCTGCTCGACATGGCCGGCGTCAGCTTCGGCGTGCTCGGCAACGGCGAGACGTGCACCGGTGACCCGGCCCGCCGCGCCGGCAACGAGTTCGTCTTCCAGGGGCTGGCCCAGCAGAACGTCGAGACGTTCAAGGAGTTCAAGGTCAAGAAGGTCGTCTCGACCTGCGCGCACTGCTTCAACACGCTCAAGAACGAGTACAAGGAGTTCGGCATCGAGCTGGAGGTCGTGCACCACACCCAGCTGCTGAACCGTCTCGTCCGCGAGGGCAAGCTCACCCCCGTTCGTGAAGGAGCAGGTGCGGCAAAACGGTCGATCACCTACCACGACCCCTGCTACCTCGGTCGCCACAACCAGGTCTACTCGCCGCCGCGCGAGCTGCTGCAGATCCTGCCGGGCGCCGAGGTCAAGGAGATGGAGCGCAACTCCGAGAAGTCCTTCTGCTGTGGCGCCGGTGGTGCCCGCATGTGGATGGAGGAGACCATCGGTGAGCGGATCAACATCAACCGCACCAAGGAGGCCGTCGGCACCGGTGCCGACCAGATCGCCGTCGGTTGCCCGTTCTGCCGGGTGATGCTGGCCGACGGACTGACCGCCGAGCAGGCCAACGGTGGTGCCCGCGAAGAGGTCGAGGTGCTCGACGTCGCGCAGATGCTGCTGGCCTCGGTCAAGGGCGAGGCCGCGACGCGTGCGCCCAAGCCGGCCGCCAGGAAGTCGGACGCCCCGGCCGCGAAGAAGGACGTCGCCACACAGGCCGCTCCCGCAGCCGGCGACGTCACCCAGACGGCCGACACGGTCACCGCCACCGAGGACGTGGGCCCGGCCGCCAAGGCTTCCGGCGGCTCGTCGCTCTTCGACACCCCGGCCGACTCGGCACCTGCCGAGAAGCCGGCCGTCTCGGGTGGGTCGCTCTTCGACACCCCGGCCGACTCGGCACCTGCCGAGAAGCCGGCCGCCTCGGGTGGGTCGCTCTTCGACGTCGAGCCTGACGCCCCCGCGGCGAAGCCGGCCGCCTCGGGTGGGTCGCTCTTCGATGTCGAGCCTGACGTCCCCGCGGCGAAGCCGGCCGCGGGTGGGTCCGCCCCGGCTGCCGAGGCCGCTCCGGCGGCGAAGGCGGAGCCGGCTGGCGACCTCGGTAGCAGCGGTTCGCTGTTCGACATCTCCGCGGACGAGCCTGCTGCTCCGGCGGCGAAGGCAGAACCCGCCGCGGAGCAGGCCGACGCGACGCCGGACGTAGCGCCCGATGCTGCGCCCGATGCTGCGCCTGCAGCCAAGGCCGAGCCCGCCCAGGACATCGACATGTCCGGCTCGCTGTTCGACATCCCGGCCACCGAGCCCGAGGCACCAGCGGCCAAGACCGCCCCGGTCGAGGAGGCCGTCACGGAGGCCGTCACCGAGGCACCTGCCGCGAAGACCGATGCCGCACCGGCCGAGCCGGCCAAGGTCGAGCCCGCCCAGGACATCGACATGTCCGGCTCGCTGTTCGACATCCCGGCCACCGAGCCCGAGGCACCAGCGGCCAAGACCGCCCCGGCCGAGGAGACTGCCGCGAAGGCCGATGCCGAGACCGATGGGGGCGCCGCCGCCCAGGCGCCGCTGTCCGGTGCGGAGCTCAGCCAGGCTGCGACGGACGCGTCGCCGGAGGCGGCCGAGTCCGACCCGGAGACGATCGTCGACGCCGAGCCCGAGCAGGCGGCCGACTCCGAGCCGGCCACGCCGAAGGCTGCGGAGAACACTCCGAAGCAGGCCGACATCAACGAGGCCGGTTCACTCTTCGACCTCTGA